One region of Theileria equi strain WA chromosome 4 map unlocalized gcontig_1105316255039, whole genome shotgun sequence genomic DNA includes:
- a CDS encoding conserved hypothetical protein (encoded by transcript BEWA_052040A), with translation MNTDTPKSKDQVQEEDKFWTETGRQFFSVPHASLVSCLKNHVWHCNHIYSKVNHIVSKLSEDTDKSRHGTESSQNESDTSNFVPKSIVFPLKANNTRGYDNKSSLFGELLNINSTNNYGIFNYLNGNTTDSLSNDQIHGILENDNYFNPLVSAKHDSSQRLPHINATSLPDAIHLSIYCPENSLNIKNESKEPCLLSKDNIPEILSGPSPAWFSKGAVPKYKKGCEIGPKYKKCDGVLDKPKGYLFDPVWETENDVRIGNTIEGSTDLLKFHDMSDSSAPSRIDYSPLLYTFVMSKPSSICKRCLGFPMITCPLCNTDPNATKSTSTNTKSACFNSQLHFDDKYQMVYNSMDISKLRNITDETNNVQPNNATSKTFLNTDDEIVSTLHNYLQTLNSLGSNLEKLIKRVEDERRPDYSRWSKVEMKMLDSYIEQYNDKTLDTRYTYTTQKQSFDVLRLRLGCPKSSCLPSQWTDRALCSICGSDEDWDDDPILFCDCCYLPMHFCCLGFKPGTMNDHSKHIRRRHHLSKCDDDDTVIDDDEWLCPSCSFLLDQISFIDESISFPIVRIAAGPKNKKQIDIISDEKPLWDHDQLDSSKLPYIIGFEYDNPYQKIHICFVAEKSLNDSTLGTAGIPEFTDSMTLPKMLSLKNAPTLMIYDLKNTKPTSPYTSNAYNYNLEYIAYSSSQFKSFKDFASNIMVDNAVFFEERFHLLLSSGDYHATLEYLNYVSQEDSCVSRAIQQDIIVESNRVSGQKKGKKGDKGAVSQNKTVKPNSNEIVFDREDHYTLNCKNPLKKLAMSVKYTDEIFFNLKIPVCIFCGFDAYYPGGGPMKRTSNIGTWGHVKCAIAMDCTINPTEIDYSTFVPKVKALKCLICHNWSTSIIQCSFGSCCKAFHVPCAASSPQCLFSWDTNGRPDVLCPTHASGLAPTVLLRKLQSKLQHQNKKIRDVKSSIESLSPKDDVYLTHFLQPNYRSVANVIQNLLLLDKNIFAFPLSGDFLSKDNPGTANTRNHVTKPIEDGHVGDDSSTKVASEDSISYIPESSCPVNNIDSKDCVWCCLNIDESGHNNKIFDDKTPSTYTIGSILFSDYTAVKSECMKIIKDEKTDYCKAPPGILAELCDVSLLDDKIMHIIHGDFVSGQKLIYDSETKVYRTSLDGLTRLFNLLYVEDYEGNMMDTFKFLLAHINKIRAIDHDRQSHFEAKSVMDIFNCLNSQTLYNTGSQYTVDSQLPKTHFSSAHDDTESHNTDVDSAAVEDVKTEKTIKPQLYDVLRGLNASILMKLNANLLPSAILRSVGSIRQSLDMAEDSNLSRDFGICSGCLEFKANEQHSNYQYQVKRKRSTHAEYFRTCKVCNAVACSNCLITMESIRKLDNSDVEDIEVSSLEEGFENLQDFSFTCVRCQSMINNPELPLLCCVLCSRFDGLLVRINPNLITYYSHWGCEWNEFAYVHLVCLEWLTWSKQLGQVFKKLPKTLFEHPCYYCGVMAGATMQCANNYCNVRFHASCAGILGCKVDMSKKVEGVNTTRRALCLRHTMINIGRSSAVERKFMVAPSYLYEILASISCYIKSFFSGAYISKHCVNTKARLSNTSKSLKNTNFGRVKSHKSSDSMKQKLNVLKIVNYINLGLIAPSAKSSPIPYETSLPDSIARDRLIQAMNYAAMNGMNAAQRDWDRKDIKMIISMLKSGLLKPIQGSKRGRKPKSLDGSDHDRRHKMSMEEILRYGHSGQLPDGEFYCPICFCVYFETAPGLPGDDLHWIGCDRCERWFHFVCAGVWTDSNIGQNKSNWYCPTCVPHLEH, from the exons ATGAATACTGATACACCAA AGTCGAAGGACCAAGTTCAGgaagaggataaattttGGACTGAAACTGGGCGGCAATTCTTTTCTGTTCCTCATGCATCTTTGGTTTCTTGCCTAAAAAATCATGTATGGCATTGTAATCATATTTATTCAAAGGTAAACCACATTGTTTCTAAATTGTCCGAAGATACGGACAAATCAAGACATGGAACAGAATCTTCTCAAAATGAGTCCGATACATCGAATTTTGTTCCTAAATCGATAGTATTTCCGCTAAAGGCAAACAACACACGTGGTTATGATAATAAATCGTCATTGTTTGGCGAATTGTTGAACATAAACAGTACTAATAATTACGGAATTTTTAACTACCTGAACGGCAACACAACTGATTCGCTATCTAACGACCAGATTCATGGAATTTTAGAAAATGACAATTATTTTAATCCACTGGTTTCTGCAAAACACGATAGCAGCCAAAGACTTCCACATATCAACGCCACTTCACTGCCAGACGCTATTCATTTGTCAATTTACTGTCCAGAAAATAGtttgaatataaagaatgaaagCAAAGAGCCATGCCTACTCAGCAAAGATAATattccagaaatattgTCTGGTCCATCGCCAGCTTGGTTCTCCAAAGGAGCTGTGCCCAAGTACAAGAAAGGTTGTGAAATAGGTCCAAAGTATAAAAAGTGTGATGGAGTTCTTGATAAACCAAAAGGATATCTGTTTGATCCTGTATGGGAAACTGAGAATGATGTCAGAATTGGGAATACCATTGAAGGTAGTACAGATTTATTGAAATTCCATGATATGTCTGATTCCAGCGCACCATCAAGAATAGACTATAGCCCATTACTATATACCTTTGTAATGTCAAAACCGTCATCGATATGCAAACGGTGTCTAGGATTCCCAATGATTACATGTCCTTTGTGCAATACAGATCCTAATGCTACCAAATCAACAAGTACAAACACTAAAAGTGCGTGTTTTAATAGCCAACTCCATTTTGACGATAAATACCAAATGGTTTACAACAGTAtggatatttcaaaattgAGGAATATAACCGATGAAACAAATAACGTACAACCAAACAATGCAACTtcaaaaacatttttaaatacagatgatgaaattgtTTCTACATTGCACAATTACTTGCAAACTTTGAATAGTCTAGGCTCTAATCTTGAAAAGCTAATAAAGAGAGTTGAAGATGAGAGAAGACCAGACTACTCTCGTTGGTCAAAAGTAGAAATGAAAATGCTAGATAGCTATATAGAACAATATAACGATAAAACTTTGGACACACGATATACCTATACCACACAAAAGCAAAGTTTTGATGTATTAAGACTACGTTTAGGCTGTCCAAAGAGTTCATGTCTACCTTCTCAGTGGACTGATCGTGCATTGTGTAGTATTTGCGGAAGCGATGAAGATTGGGATGATGATCCTATTCTTTTTTGTGATTGTTGTTATCTTCCTATGCATTTTTGTTGTCTAGGTTTTAAACCAGGTACTATGAATGATCACTCCAAACACATTAGACGAAGACACCATTTATCAAAGTGCGATGACGACGACACTGTTATTGATGACGATGAATGGTTGTGTCCATCATGTTCCTTCTTACTTGATCAAATTTCATTCATTGATGAATCTATTTCATTTCCTATTGTAAGGATTGCGGCCGGtccaaaaaataaaaagcAAATCGATATAATATCTGATGAAAAGCCTTTGTGGGATCACGATCAATTGGATTCATCAAAACTTCCTTATATAATAGGTTTTGAATATGACAATCCGTACCAGAAAATACATATATGTTTTGTCGCCGAAAAATCTCTAAACGATTCTACGCTAGGAACAGCGGGAATACCTGAGTTTACTGATTCTATGACTCTGCCTAAAATGTTATCTTTGAAGAATGCTCCTACGCTGATGATTTATGATTTGAAAAATACCAAGCCTACTTCACCTTACACCTCTAACGCTTACAATTATAATTTGGAATATATCGCCTATAGTTCAAGCCAATTTAAGAGCTTTAAGGATTTTGCATCAAATATAATGGTAGACAATGCAGTATTTTTCGAAGAAAGGTTCCATCTATTACTGTCTAGTGGAGATTACCATGCCACACTTGAATACCTAAACTATGTATCGCAAGAGGACTCATGTGTCTCTAGGGCAATCCAACAGGATATAATTGTGGAATCTAATAGAGTATCTGGACAAAAGAAGGGGAAAAAAGGAGATAAAGGGGCAGTATCTCAGAATAAAACCGTGAAACCTAATTCAAATGAAATTGTTTTCGACAGGGAAGATCATTATACTCTCAACTGCAAAAATCCTTTGAAGAAGCTTGCTATGTCAGTAAAATACACtgatgaaatatttttcaacCTAAAGATCCcagtttgtattttttgtGGATTTGATGCCTACTATCCCGGTGGCGGTCCTATGAAACGTACATCAAATATTGGAACATGGGGACATGTGAAATGTGCTATTGCAATGGACTGTACTATAAATCCTACAGAAATTGATTATTCTACGTTTGTTCCTAAGGTTAAAGCATTGAAATGTCTTATATGCCATAATTGGAGCACTTCTATCATACAGTGCTCATTCGGTTCTTGCTGTAAGGCGTTTCATGTGCCATGTGCAGCGTCCTCGCCACAGTGTCTCTTTTCATGGGACACTAACGGTCGTCCTGACGTTCTATGTCCAACCCATGCGAGTGGTCTTGCACCAACTGTACTGCTACGGAAGCTTCAGTCTAAATTGCAACATCAGAATAAAAAAATAAGGGACGTGAAATCATCCATTGAATCTCTTTCTCCCAAGGATGATGTATATCTTACACACTTTCTCCAACCTAACTATCGATCTGTTGCTAATGTAATTCAGAATCTCCTATTACtggataaaaatatatttgcTTTTCCGCTATCTGGGGACTTCCTCTCAAAGGATAATCCTGGTACCGCAAATACTAGAAATCATGTTACAAAGCCGATTGAAGATGGTCATGTTGGAGATGATTCGTCCACAAAAGTAGCATCTGAGGATTCGATATCATACATTCCAGAGAGCAGTTGTCCTGTAAATAATATAGATTCCAAAGATTGTGTTTGGTGTTGTCTTAATATCGATGAAAGTGGACATAATaacaaaatatttgatgaCAAGACACCATCTACATATACAATTGGTTCTATTTTATTTTCAGATTATACGGCAGTCAAAAGTGAATGCATGAAGATCataaaggatgaaaagaCAGATTATTGTAAAGCTCCTCCTGGTATCTTAGCGGAGTTATGTGATGTATCTCTACTAGATGATAAGATAATGCATATTATACATGGTGATTTTGTGTCTGGCCAGAAACTGATTTATGATTCTGAAACAAAGGTCTATAGAACATCATTGGATGGTTTAACTCGGCTGTTCAACCTACTTTATGTTGAGGACTATGAAGGTAATATGATGGATACATTCAAGTTTTTACTTGCACATATTAATAAAATACGGGCCATAGACCATGATAGACAATCGCACTTTGAAGCTAAATCGGTGatggatatttttaattgtCTTAATTCACAGACATTGTACAACACCGGTTCACAATACACAGTTGATTCACAGCTACCCAAAACTCACTTTTCATCTGCGCACGATGACACGGAATCGCACAACACAGATGTTGACAGCGCAGCTGtagaagatgtaaaaacaGAAAAAACAATTAAACCCCAATTATATGATGTACTTAGGGGTTTAAATGCCAGTATATTAATGAAGCTTAATGCTAACTTACTTCCCTCGGCAATATTGCGATCTGTAGGATCCATAAGACAGTCATTAGATATGGCAGAAGATTCAAACCTATCTAgagattttggaatttgtTCAGGATGTCTTGAATTTAAAGCCAATGAGCAACATTCCAATTATCAGTATCAAGTAAAGAGAAAAAGATCAACTCACGCTGAATACTTTAGAACATGCAAAGTATGTAATGCTGTGGCATGTAGCAATTGCTTGATTACTATGGAATCAATTAGAAAGTTGGATAACTCTGATGTTGAAGATATTGAAGTTAGCTCGCTTGAGGAAGGATTCGAAAATTTGCAAGATTTTTCATTTACGTGTGTTAGGTGTCAAAGTATGATTAATAATCCTGAATTACCTTTGCTTTGTTGTGTTTTGTGTTCCAGATTTGATGGACTATTAGTTAGGATCAACCCTAACTTGATAACCTATTATTCTCATTGGGGATGCGAATGGAATGAATTTGCATATGTTCATTTAGTTTGTTTGGAATGGCTTACATGGAGCAAGCAACTTGGACAGGTCTTTAAGAAATTGCCAAAAACGTTATTTGAGCATCCTTGTTATTATTGTGGTGTTATGGCCGGTGCTACAATGCAATGTGCAAATAACTATTGTAATGTTCGCTTCCATGCTTCTTGTGCAGGTATTTTGGGTTGTAAAGTGGACATGAGCAAAAAGGTAGAGGGAGTTAATACCACCAGAAGGGCACTATGCTTGAGACACACCATGATAAATATTGGTCGTTCTAGTGCGGTGGAACGAAAATTTATGGTCGCACCTAGTTACCTATATGAAATATTGGCATCCATTAGTTGTTACATTAAGTCTTTCTTCTCAGGAGCCTATATATCAAAGCATTGTGTTAACACAAAGGCTAGGCTTTCAAATACATCTAAATCGCTAAAGAACACAAACTTTGGACGGGTGAAAAGCCATAAATCTAGCGACTCTATGAAACAGAAGCTCAACGTTCTAAAAATTGTCAACTATATTAACTTGGGGCTTATAGCCCCCAGTGCAAAATCTTCACCCATTCCTTATGAAACTTCTCTACCAGATTCGATAGCAAGGGATAGATTGATACAAGCCATGAATTATGCAGCTATGAATGGTATGAATGCCGCCCAAAGAGATTGGGATAGAAAAGATATTAAAATGATAATTTCAATGCTAAAATCTGGACTATTGAAGCCTATACAAGGGAGCAAACGTGGAAGAAAACCAAAATCCTTGGATGGCTCGGATCATGATCGCAGACATAAAATGTCAATGGAGGAGATACTGAGATATGGACACTCAGGACAGTTACCTGACGGGGAATTTTATTGTCCAATATGTTTTTGTGTTTATTTCGAAACTGCGCCAGGATTACCAGGTGACGACCTTCATTGGATTGGTTGCGATCGGTGCGAAAGATGGTTTCATTTCGTATGTGCTGGTGTATGGACGGATTCAAATATTGGTCAAAACAAATCGAACTGGTATTGCCCTACCTGTGTTCCACACTTGGAACACTAA
- a CDS encoding conserved hypothetical protein (encoded by transcript BEWA_052050A), producing the protein MKLSLFLPLLCVIASSRSLKHNKDTKLLHKLQRSLFIKPYIPYKRSYTSRYLTKQSPRNFHRTYSISTKFTSIANLFNSKNRFGFSRRESAIKRAKDSLGKYVTSKTISAILSTVCTQASTKLGALVDIIKLLHLKSLNYSLFNLMSLNNDPIQVLVKLNYFLFVCDFLLGGSIFNLFKLDGGAIFGRGEFYRIITSLFVHSGFTHLVSNISSLISIGDKSLRILGPKRLLTIYLVSGIVANYISYICNYAHKNGIPANLMHILTTSTKKLAIYRRFLVKASSSVIDNIIKTEKAKYLPLFLVDYIATSLVMTFDSVIAIVARLFEHTIENEIPAEMENSFKRFCGDKFRIAFSACGASSAIYGLYGAVLVNHLQYKRAQNLDNTWEILYSLIFPYIAKSAGQNIDHYSHISGFITGALLAKLMN; encoded by the coding sequence ATGAAGTTGTCGTTATTTTTACCACTTTTATGCGTAATAGCATCATCACGTTCGCTTAAACATAATAAAGACACAAAATTACTGCACAAACTACAAAGAAGTTTGTTTATAAAGCCATATATTCCTTACAAAAGATCTTACACATCTCGCTACCTGACCAAACAAAGTCCCAGAAATTTCCATAGAACATATTCAATTTCAACAAAATTTACTAGTATAGCGAATTTATTCAATAGCAAAAACAGATTTGGCTTTTCACGGAGGGAATCAGCTATTAAAAGAGCAAAAGATTCGCTAGGTAAATATGTTACATCAAAAACCATAAGTGCAATACTATCCACCGTATGTACACAAGCTTCAACTAAACTTGGCGCTCTTGTTGATATCATTAAGCTTCTGCACCTTAAAAGTCTGAATTATTCTCTTTTTAATCTAATGAGTCTAAACAACGATCCCATTCAGGTCTTGGTCAAACTCAACTATTTTTTATTTGTTTGTGATTTTTTATTAGGGGGGAgtatttttaatttgtttaaGCTTGATGGAGGTGCTATATTTGGTAGAGGAGAATTTTATCGCATAATTACATCGCTATTTGTTCATAGTGGATTCACACATTTAGTTTCGAATATAAGTTCGCTAATATCTATTGGGGATAAATCTTTGCGTATATTAGGACCAAAACGATTGTTGACTATTTACCTTGTATCTGGGATCGTTGCAAATTACATAAGTTATATCTGTAATTATGCGcataaaaatggaattcCTGCGAACCTTATGCACATTTTAACAACTAGTACAAAAAAACTGGCTATATACAGACGTTTTTTAGTTAAAGCATCAAGTTCTGTCATAGATAATATAATTAAAACGGAGAAGGCCAAATACCTTCCACTATTTTTGGTAGATTATATAGCTACCTCCTTGGTAATGACATTTGATTCAGTCATTGCTATCGTTGCAAGGTTATTCGAACACACTATAGAGAATGAAATACCAGCAGAGATGGAGAATTCTTTTAAAAGATTCTGCGGGGATAAGTTTCGAATAGCCTTTAGCGCATGTGGTGCATCCAGTGCAATTTATGGTTTGTACGGTGCTGTTTTAGTGAATCATCTTCAATACAAACGCGCTCAGAACCTCGATAACACGTGGGAAATTCTATACTCATTGATTTTCCCATACATCGCAAAATCTGCAGGTCAAAACATAGATCACTATTCACACATTTCCGGATTCATAACCGGGGCTTTATTGGCTAAACTTATGAATTAA
- a CDS encoding conserved hypothetical protein (encoded by transcript BEWA_052060A), which yields MSFILETNYLTDSKSNIEAIRNAAHSIHRLLEIFDLFDEHVNDLDILDSSNAIKDTFDIILLLSNGIFSESELRERYTLTAYNCLAIFESFSTDEDYVSKVMSMYSSCNRQIKSKNELHTKLGNRCPENSKFNELYELVLSEYSSDSNSVSSQGLQLFLKIREEWSKRFELLLKLLFFISTKSFNLIGSNTSDNIDCSQDFVEINFGIDQNIVSKRISYSDLIHSFTRLNLVKHYLRLFEGYVTSCIKKLGPKDAPSGSTQVINDKLNIIMHLKSTTSYKNNPSLCNHLLNSITAHINLVKSVKIYIATASKFFNDSSGTVVEIDSKYLEELINSLLEDVFCDLMGNFPKEIAFLDGIKVIDSFIELLNKHSLNYHDNIHWYKEYTIKIMNKFEESLLDYIRQLTINQYDSTTLMNPNTVNVYSDNEYILRPVDPKSVGEMITSILSETFEKGVSEQFMRRINWLNGFGSLFVSNSMYLISIVLFRLSLMPNVILNQLHMCDRIHPEIIKLYVEKNSNIIQNTILLFVLLSLNTFKDFVYMIPKFLRENNDSKILLSNFLVFLSNSSFFSNILPLVPYLVQDSLGLSFTIIPELQRFKDLSHIVKELYKISALRLSLFKVKDYLVTQLVAFNQQCIQKILLNDIKLINNSFECHGNDLIDWLVTFKINSHKHLPTSLYKKVFQLSMDLCYSSIINLFLDFFEKHNYKLPETNILRTRIYLDSVLYSLQEHILPDCNELNMEFVMEEKFLQVVKLFRYDYSIISSKEFEQVDLNRLTKLSKLIKSFDTS from the exons ATGTCGTTTATTCTCGAAACAAACTATTTGACAGATTCAAAGTCCAATATAGAAGCAATACGTAATGCAGCACATTCAATACACAGGCTTCTGGAGATATTTGACCTTTTTGATGAACATGTAAATGATCTAGATATATTAGACTCATCAAATGCTATTAAAGATACATTTGACATAATATTACTGCTATCTAATGGGATTTTTTCGGAATCTGAACTTAGAGAACGTTACACACTAACTGCATACAATTGTCTAGCCATTTTTGAGTCGTTTTCAACCGACGAAGATTATGTTTCCAAGGTAATGAGCATGTATTCTAGTTGTAACAGACAGATAAAGTCTAAGAATGAATTACATACTAAACTAGGGAACCGTTGTCCTGAAAACTCTAAATTCAACGAGCTGTATGAGTTAGTGCTCTCCGAATATTCATCTGATAGTAATTCTGTATCAAGTCAAGGCTTGCagttatttttaaaaattagGGAGGAATGGAGCAAACGTTTCGAGTTGTTACTAAAATTGTTGTTCTTTATTTCCACGAAATCATTTAATTTAATCGGGTCGAATACGTCAGATAATATTGATTGTTCGCAGGATTTTGTTGAAATCAATTTTGGAATTGACCAAAATATAGTGTCTAAGCGGATATCCTATTCGGATCTAATTCACTCATTCACCCGCTTAAATTTAGTAAAGCATTATTTGAGACTTTTTGAAGGTTATGTTACATCATGTATAAAGAAATTAGGACCAAAAGATGCTCCTAGTGGATCTACACAAGTAATTAATGATAAGCTTAATATAATTATGCACTTGAAGTCAACTACAAGCTACAAAAATAACCCGAGTCTATGCAATCATCTTTTGAATTCCATAACTGCACACATAAACTTGGTAAAAAGTGTAAAAATATATATCGCAACTGcttcaaaattttttaatgatTCATCCGGAACTGTTGTTGAGATAGATTCAAAGTATTTAGAGGAGCTGATAAATTCCCTTTTAGAAGATGTCTTCTGTGATCTAATGGGGAATTTTCCTAAAGAAATTGCGTTTTTGGATGGAATAAAAGTTATAGACTCCTTCATAGAACTTTTGAACAAACATAGCCTTAATTATCACGATAACATCCATTGgtataaagaatatacCATAAAAATTATGAACAAATTCGAAGAATCACTATTGGATTATATTCGTCAACTTACGATAAATCAATACGATTCTACAACATTAATGAATCCGAATACGGTTAATGTGTACTCTGATAATGAATACATCTTAAGGCCTGTTGATCCTAAATCTGTTGGTGAAATGATAACATCCATATTGTCTGAGACCTTTGAAAAGGGTGTCTCTGAACAATTCATGAGGCGTATCAATTGGTTAAATGGGTTTGGCTCGCTATTTGTGTCAAATAGTATGTACCTAATATCAATTGTTCTATTCAGGTTGTCATTAATGCCAAACGTGATACTCAACCAACTCCACATGTGTGACAGAATACATCCAGAAATTATTAAATTGTACGTTGAAAAAAATTCAAATATTATACAAAACACTATCCTGCTCTTTGTATTGCTTTCTTTGAATACATTCAAAGACTTTGTTTATATGATACCAAAATTCTTAAGGGAAAACAATGattcaaaaattttgttgTCTAACTTTTTGGTTTTCTTATCCAATAGCTCATTTTTTAGTAATATTTTGCCATTGGTTCCATATTTAGTGCAGGACTCTCTTGGTTTATCTTTTACTATAATTCCAGAATTACaaagatttaaagattTATCGCATATTGTAAAAGAATTGTATAAAATATCTGCATTAAGACTTTCTTTATTCAAAGTTAAGGATTATTTAGTTACTCAGTTAGTGGCTTTTAATCAGCAATGTATCCAAAAAATATTGCTGAATGATATAAAGTTGATAAACAATTCTTTCGAATGCCATGGAAACGATCTTATTGACTGGCTTGTCACATTTAAGATAAATAGCCATAAGCACCTCCCAACATCT TTATACAAGAAAGTCTTCCAGCTATCTATGGACTTGTGTTATTCCAGTATAATAAATCTGTTCCTGGATTTCTTTGAAAAACACAACTATAAACTTCCAGAGACGAACATATTGAGGACTAGAATATACCTAGATTCTGTCTTGTATTCGTTACAAGAACATATTCTCCCAG ATTGTAATGAACTAAACATGGAATTCGTCATGGAGGAAAAGTTTTTACAAGTTGTCAAATTATTCAGGTATGATTATTCAATAATAAGCTCGAAAGAATTCGAGCAAGTCGACTTGAATCGACTGACAAAACTATCGAAACTAATAAAAAGTTTTGACACTTCTTAA
- a CDS encoding 60S ribosomal protein L15, putative (encoded by transcript BEWA_052070A), whose product MGVYSYLEELWRKKQSDVMRTLLRIRTWEYRQLKAVHRVSRPTRPDKARRLGYKAKQGFVIYRVRVRRGDRKKNVANGIVYGKPVHQGIHKQKSKRNLRSVAEERVGRRICGGLRVLNSYWVGQDETYKFYEVILVDPAHNAIRNCPRIQYICNPVHKHRELRGLTSAGRKARGLRVKGPKASKLRPSISANWKRRQLQRLWHKR is encoded by the exons ATGGGTGTCTACAG TTACCTCGAGGAgttgtggaggaagaaacaATCTGACGTTATGCGTACCTTGTTACGTATAAGAACATGGGAATACAG ACAATTAAAGGCTGTGCACCGTGTATCAAGGCCTACACGTCCAGATAAGGCTAGAAGACTGGGCTACAAGGCCAAGCAGGGTTTTGTTATATATAGAGTGCGTGTGCGTCGCGGTGATCGCAAAAAGAATGTAGCAAACGGCATCGTATATGGAAAGCCAGTACATCAAGGTATCCATAAGCAAAAATCAAAGAGGAATTTGAGGAGTGTTGCTGAGGAGCGCGTTGGAAGACGTATCTGTGGTGGTTTGCGCGTTTTGAACAGCTACTGGGTTGGTCAGGATGAGACCTACAAGTTTTATGAAGTCATCCTTGTTGACCCAGCTCACAATGCCATCAGAAATTGTCCACGCATCCAGTATATTTGCAATCCAGTTCACAAGCATCGTGAACTTCGTGGTTTAACCTCCGCCGGTCGCAAGGCTCGCGGTTTGCGTGTCAAGGGTCCCAAGGCCTCTAAGCTGCGCCCATCTATTAGTGCCAACTGGAAACGCAGACAGCTCCAACGCTTGTGGCATAAGCGTTAA
- a CDS encoding clathrin adaptor complex small chain, putative (encoded by transcript BEWA_052080A) yields MSSFQITQVDAILIFDHNGEKIAAKYYILHGTNQAAIPPEKQGAFEKSLLNQMSQVKDSGVFDGCILVENHTVVYHIVNDIYITVVGQLFENELILSQMCNTIKQSLVGITHDDISKEVLYEKLASVFLLLDDAVDGGIIMETDPNVIVKRLRRKDRDSNENIPFNQAIYNVRNNVIRTLLNS; encoded by the exons ATGTCCAGTTTTCAGATAACACAAGTGGATGCAATACTCATATTTGACCATAATGGTGAAAAAATCGCAGCCAaatattatattttacacGGAACTAACCAGG CCGCAATACCTCCGGAAAAGCAAGGCGCCTTTGAAAAATCTTTACTTAATCAAATGAGTCAGGTTAAAGACTCTG GGGTGTTTGATGGATGTATACTAGTGGAGAATCATACTGTGGTATATCACATTGTTAATGATATTTATATCACTGTTGTTGGTCAACTATTTGAGAATGAACTCATCCTTTCGCAAATGTGCAATACAATAAAGCAATCCCTAGTAGGAATTACTCA TGATGATATATCTAAAGAGGTTCTGTATGAGAAGTTAGCTTCTGTGTTTCTTTTATTGGATGATGCCGTTGATGGAGG CATAATTATGGAAACCGATCCAAATGTTATAGTAAAAAGACTAAGACGCAAGGATAGGGATTCTAACGAAAATATTCCCTTCAATCAG GCCATTTACAATGTGAGGAATAATGTCATACGCACATTACTAAATTCATAA
- a CDS encoding conserved hypothetical protein (encoded by transcript BEWA_052090A) produces the protein MFLSYFPVIGASRLFLSSLVNYRNFGTKRVVQKRKYMLKILHPEEKWTEKANHDGLFDKKDCLPKSLLKSSLIRRLLNSNTIEASDLVSKIAWDSYKSDVRGVRWHPSGSWCVRFIRRNHEHNFFVNCSCYFRVEQHGFFEAKRLAIAYRKRLEQEYSELEETWEKIDRKKYLEKEERKKLKQAQSIEERFIASSTVPEEI, from the exons ATGTTTTTGTCTTATTTTCCTGTGATTGGAGCTAGCCGTTTGTTTTTGTCTAGCCTTGTAAACTATCGCAATTTCGGAACAAAAAGAGTCGTACAAAAGAGAA AATATATGCTAAAGATATTACATCCTGAGGAAAAATGGACTGAGAAGGCAAATCACGATGGGCTCTTTGATAAAAAGGATTGTCTACCTAAATCCTTATTAAAAAGCTCTCTAATTAGACGTCTCCTAAATTCTAACACGATTGAAGCTTCCGATTTAGTGTCTAAAATAGCATGGGACTCATATAAATCTGACGTTCGAGGTGTGAG GTGGCATCCCTCTGGTAGTTGGTGTGTGAGATTTATAAGAAGAAACCATGAACATAACTTCTTTGTAAACTGCAGTTGCTACTTTAG AGTAGAACAGCATGGATTTTTTGAAGCAAAAAGGTTAGCTATCGCATATAGGAAGCGCCTGGAACAGGAGTACAGTGAGCTGGAAGAAACATGGGAGAAAATCGACAG GAAAAAGTATTTGGAGAAGGAGGAGCGAAAAAAGCTCAAACAGGCACAAAGTATCGAAGAAAGGTTCATTGCCTCAAGTACCGTACCGGAAGAAATTTAA